One genomic region from Antedon mediterranea chromosome 3, ecAntMedi1.1, whole genome shotgun sequence encodes:
- the LOC140043880 gene encoding uncharacterized protein, producing MLPKRNLDWNEYLFQEPVDPRPIEKKVSFRLEPITTNTSGGPSASTVSTRPGDTPSGKLRFGPIERSRIKELRNYNASTMLKNFQLPLVFRKQFYQNYPSGFLPPIQKVVPDCQRASRWRAPFSKSSKVVSIPPVERRATGFKSLKCRLEAKGVHVSAPKLENIEKSDYRKSDKKADDKKAEDKAEDKKAEDKKVDEKADNKKAEDRKLDGKKADDKKADDKKADDKAGDKKADDTKA from the coding sequence ATGCTACCAAAAAGAAACTTAGACTGGAACGAATATCTCTTTCAAGAACCAGTAGATCCTAGACCAATTGAGAAGAAGGTGTCGTTCCGTCTAGAACCAATTACAACGAACACCAGCGGGGGTCCATCTGCGTCCACAGTATCCACTCGTCCAGGCGATACTCCATCGGGAAAGCTACGATTTGGACCAATAGAACGATCAAGAATTAAAGAATTACGTAACTATAACGCATCAACAATGTTGAAAAACTTCCAACTGCCTTTAGTTTTCAGAAAGCAATTTTATCAGAACTATCCGTCAGGATTTCTCCCGCCTATTCAAAAAGTGGTTCCAGATTGCCAGCGTGCGTCTAGGTGGCGCGCGCCATTTTCAAAATCATCAAAAGTTGTCAGTATCCCGCCAGTTGAGAGAAGGGCTACTGGATTCAAAAGTTTAAAATGCCGATTAGAAGCAAAGGGTGTGCACGTGAGCGCGCCCAAATtagaaaatatagaaaaatcAGACTATAGAAAATCGGACAAGAAGGCAGACGATAAGAAAGCAGAAGATAAGGCAGAAGATAAGAAAGCAGAAGATAAAAAAGTAGACGAGAAGGCAGACAATAAAAAGGCAGAAGATAGGAAACTAGACGGCAAGAAGGCAGACGATAAGAAAGCAGACGATAAGAAGGCAGACGATAAGGCAGGAGATAAGAAAGCAGACGATACGAAGGCATGA